One Pyrus communis chromosome 4, drPyrComm1.1, whole genome shotgun sequence genomic region harbors:
- the LOC137730831 gene encoding mannose-6-phosphate isomerase 1-like has translation MEPPWDKNMKKKRKRIRRPVRLRCSVKNYDWGIFGRNSKVARLFALNSGSDIDSGRPYAEFWIGTHESGPSYADSGSEPLSLKAWISQDPGVLGDKVVDKWGADLPFLFKVLSVGKALSIQAHPDKELARVLHKLHPNVYRDDNHKPEMALALTEFEALCGFISVKELKDMLNSVPEIAELVVVADAERILLCSEHHENGKAKTDIESIFTRLMLLSKDTIADMISRLKRRLNLEKKKRLLTVKEQLVLRLESQYPDDVGAIAAFFLNYVKLNRGEAISLGPNEPHAYISGECIECMATSDNVVRAGLTSKPLDVQTLLSMLKYRQGSPEIMQGVSLNPYTTRYLPPFEEFEVDCCNIPRSASVVFPSVLGPSLFMFTAGKGHFDASLPEDDIVVEGDDLVEEGEVFFVPANTKISITAKSTELQLYRVGVNSRFFGDS, from the exons ATGGAGCCGCCGTGGGACAAGAACATGAAGAAGAAGCGCAAGCGGATCCGCCGCCCCGTCAGGCTGAGATGCTCCGTCAAGAATTACGATTGGGGTATTTTCGGCCGCAATTCCAAGGTCGCCAGGCTTTTCGCGCTCAATTCCGGGTCCGACATCGACTCGGGCAGACCGTACGCCGAGTTCTGGATCGGGACTCATGAATCTGGGCCGTCCTATGCGGATTCCGGGTCGGAGCCCTTGAGTCTCAAGGCCTGGATCTCGCAGGATCCCGGTGTGCTTGGCGACAAGGTGGTTGACAAGTGGGGTGCTGATCTTCCGTTCTTGTTTAAG GTGCTTTCGGTTGGGAAGGCGTTGTCGATACAGGCTCATCCGGATAAAGAACTGGCTAGGGTGTTGCACAAGTTACACCCAAATGTTTATAGAGATGACAATCACAAGCCTGAAATGGCATTGGCATTGACGGAGTTCGAGGCACTTTGTGGGTTTATCAGTGTCAAG GAGCTCAAGGACATGCTTAATAGTGTTCCCGAGATTGCAGAATTGGTTGTAGTTGCAGATGCAGAGCGAATTCTACTTTGTAGTGAGCATCATGAGAATGGGAAAGCAAAAACAGATATAGAGTCCATCTTCACTCGACTTATGTTACTAAGTAAAGATACAATTGCTGACATGATTTCTAGACTGAAAAGACGTCTTAATTTAGAGAAAAAG AAAAGGCTTTTGACGGTTAAAGAACAACTGGTACTCAGATTGGAGAGTCAATACCCAGATGATGTTGGTGCAATAGCAGCGTTTTTTCTTAACTATGTGAAGCTGAACCGTGGTGAAGCAATTAGTCTTGGGCCGAATGAACCTCATGCATATATTTCTGGTGAATGCATAGAGTGTATGGCAACTTCTGACAATGTTGTCCGTGCCGGCCTTACTTCAAAACCACTGGATGTTCAAACACTTCTTTCTATGCTCAAATACAGACAG GGTTCTCCAGAAATTATGCAAGGCGTTTCTTTGAATCCATACACAACAAGGTATCTCCCACCTTTTGAAGAATTTGAAGTCGACTGCTGTAACATTCCTCGCTCTGCATCGGTGGTTTTTCCTTCAGTCCTAGGACCATCTCTTTTCATGTTTACAGCCGGGAAGGGACATTTTGATGCAAGTCTGCCTGAGGATGATATAGTGGTGGAGGGTGATGATTTAGTTGAAGAGGGTGAGGTTTTCTTTGTGCCTGCCAACACGAAGATTAGCATTACCGCCAAATCAACAGAACTACAATTGTATAGGGTGGGAGTGAACAGCAGATTTTTTGGGGATTCGTAG
- the LOC137730642 gene encoding uncharacterized protein encodes MAIEVCSEISSPGFSPRISFSHDLDKTNHDSNQGKRLDSSLLDSTSDFDFCIVNNLKLELSSADELFSNGKILPIQIKRNLNAAEDTHQPDVPRQARERAVPPALAQHSTPLNTERLKTEEKKKRLKEFLDTNADADETDNPPTAKPFWQFRRSSSLNCDAARGKNLIRPLQFLSRSNSTGSAPNPNQKQALPPKERTTTIHQKQQHLRKQTSVSSRRSSSASMCSSTYYPYSNMNQKPALRRSGSYGNGVRNNPVLNLPPPYISKVTVSFFGFGSLFCSGKFRKKKK; translated from the coding sequence ATGGCCATTGAGGTATGCTCGGAGATTTCGAGCCCCGGATTCAGTCCAAGAATTTCATTCTCCCATGATCTGGACAAGACGAATCATGACTCGAACCAAGGGAAACGGTTAGACTCCTCTCTCTTGGATTCCACTTCCGATTTCGACTTCTGCATTGTAAACAATCTCAAGCTGGAGTTGTCTTCGGCGGACGAGCTTTTCTCCAACGGGAAGATCCTCCCTATCCAAATCAAGAGAAATCTCAACGCTGCCGAAGACACCCACCAGCCTGACGTTCCTCGCCAGGCTCGTGAGAGGGCAGTACCTCCAGCCCTTGCTCAACACTCAACACCTCTAAATACAGAGAGGCTAAAAacagaggagaagaagaagaggttgAAAGAATTTCTAGACACCAACGCCGATGCAGATGAAACCGACAACCCTCCAACAGCAAAGCCATTCTGGCAGTTCCGGCGGAGCAGCAGCCTCAACTGCGACGCTGCCCGCGGCAAGAACCTAATCCGCCCGCTGCAGTTTCTTTCGAGAAGCAACTCAACAGGGTCGGCTCCAAACCCAAATCAAAAGCAAGCATTGCCTCCAAAGGAAAGAACAACAACAATTCATCAGAAGCAGCAGCATTTGCGGAAACAGACGTCGGTTTCGAGTAGAAGATCGTCGTCTGCGTCCATGTGCTCGAGTACATATTATCCTTACAGCAACATGAATCAAAAGCCTGCGTTGAGAAGGAGTGGATCTTACGGCAATGGGGTTAGAAACAACCCTGTCCTGAACCTCCCACCGCCATACATTTCCAAAGTTACTGTGAGTTTTTTCGGGTTTGGTTCTCTCTTCTGTAGTGGTAAAtttagaaagaagaagaaatga